In uncultured Cohaesibacter sp., the following proteins share a genomic window:
- a CDS encoding tail fiber domain-containing protein: MKSIAGCLIGPIGLLGACAVPETKVLAPYKLANGNIYQDVVSVGSNGKGSSSTVTTIRTYAIECGLSERQVNECASSYKPIAVSTGNQDGIVNVVFPAVVGGGAAIAASSLLVQKTINNNNISNSANNNISNNPSNNVTNNVDYSGTSGSGATTTTSDARLKKNIEEVGALQNGIKLYSFNYVKRKGYESLDTNATFVGVMAQEVLNSEFSEAVVIDKNGFFAVDYKAVGVELQTLEQWQASQAALLN; this comes from the coding sequence ATGAAATCGATAGCTGGCTGTCTTATTGGCCCGATTGGGCTGCTCGGAGCTTGCGCCGTTCCCGAGACAAAAGTGTTGGCCCCATACAAACTCGCGAATGGAAATATCTATCAAGATGTTGTTTCTGTAGGCTCCAATGGCAAGGGCTCATCTTCGACTGTTACGACGATTAGAACTTACGCAATAGAATGCGGGCTATCTGAGAGGCAAGTGAATGAATGCGCCAGTTCGTATAAGCCGATAGCGGTTTCAACCGGAAACCAAGACGGCATTGTGAATGTTGTCTTCCCTGCTGTCGTTGGAGGGGGAGCAGCTATTGCGGCAAGCAGCCTCTTGGTTCAAAAAACAATAAATAATAATAACATCAGCAATAGCGCCAATAACAACATATCAAACAACCCGAGCAACAACGTTACCAATAACGTCGATTATTCCGGCACCTCCGGGTCTGGAGCTACAACAACAACATCAGACGCGAGGCTCAAGAAAAACATTGAAGAAGTCGGCGCATTGCAAAATGGGATTAAGCTGTACTCGTTCAATTATGTGAAGCGAAAGGGATATGAAAGCCTTGACACCAACGCGACGTTTGTTGGTGTTATGGCACAGGAAGTTCTGAATTCAGAATTTTCAGAGGCGGTGGTAATCGACAAGAACGGTTTCTTTGCAGTCGATTACAAGGCAGTTGGCGTAGAGCTACAAACGCTCGAACAGTGGCAGGCTTCACAAGCGGCGCTTCTGAACTAG
- a CDS encoding iron ABC transporter permease, translating into MSLAGLMLGSVHIPATTAVKILANALLGDGVIAPDWRHAHEVIVIQSRVPRVILAAIVGGSLGATGMTIQAIVRNPLAGPSILGVSSGAATGAVIVMRWGLIGFGVFTLHISAFLGGLITLAIVFWVARTGGQITPTRLVLAGVAMSAILSALTSLIVLTSPDPQLASRVLFWTLGGFGTAQWKLLPLPTITLFIGLIIMLLQARRLNLLLAGDESAIALGLDVARFRKLMFLLTAALTGIMVSLAGVISFVGLVMPHIVRFLVGADHRRSLIAVTLLGASFTVAADLLARTIISPLELPVGIVTSLVGGPFFIWLLRRDARSQGLPK; encoded by the coding sequence ATGTCGCTGGCGGGTCTGATGCTCGGTTCCGTTCATATCCCGGCCACGACAGCAGTCAAAATTCTGGCCAATGCGCTTCTGGGCGACGGCGTGATCGCGCCGGACTGGCGTCATGCACACGAAGTCATCGTCATCCAGTCCCGCGTGCCACGGGTCATTCTGGCAGCGATTGTCGGGGGTAGTCTTGGGGCGACCGGCATGACCATTCAGGCCATTGTGCGCAATCCTCTCGCTGGCCCAAGCATCCTGGGGGTATCGTCTGGCGCCGCGACAGGAGCGGTGATCGTCATGCGCTGGGGTCTGATTGGCTTTGGCGTCTTCACCCTCCACATATCCGCCTTTCTGGGCGGGCTGATCACTTTGGCGATTGTTTTCTGGGTCGCCAGAACGGGCGGGCAGATCACGCCCACGCGCCTTGTTCTGGCAGGCGTCGCCATGAGCGCCATCCTCTCGGCATTGACCAGCCTCATCGTCCTGACATCGCCAGACCCACAGTTGGCCTCGCGGGTTCTGTTCTGGACATTGGGGGGCTTTGGCACGGCGCAATGGAAGCTTCTGCCGCTGCCAACCATCACGCTGTTCATCGGCCTCATCATCATGCTGTTGCAGGCAAGACGCCTCAATCTGCTTTTGGCGGGAGATGAGAGCGCCATTGCTCTTGGCCTCGATGTCGCTCGGTTTCGGAAATTGATGTTTCTGCTGACGGCCGCCTTGACGGGCATCATGGTGTCGTTGGCCGGTGTTATCAGCTTCGTCGGTCTGGTCATGCCACACATCGTCCGGTTTCTGGTCGGGGCAGACCATCGGCGTTCCTTGATCGCGGTAACCTTACTGGGGGCAAGCTTCACCGTGGCCGCAGACCTTCTCGCCCGCACCATCATTTCACCTCTGGAACTGCCGGTGGGCATCGTCACCTCTCTGGTGGGCGGGCCCTTCTTCATCTGGTTGTTGCGTCGGGATGCAAGATCGCAAGGATTGCCGAAATGA
- a CDS encoding Crp/Fnr family transcriptional regulator encodes MQTRKVGRTVNRTVCERCPLRTKEVFRSFKKPELEYVSDFKKGEFSADRGATILLEGGQSAHLYTVLSGWVFRYKILDDGRRQILNYALPGDLIGLQGSLLDKMHHSIEALTSVNLCVFERDNLMSLFRGHPGLGFDVTWLAAREERILDEHLISIGRRTALERAAYLLAHLYLRAKAVDLISDKQNEIPITQQHVADTLGLSIVHTNKTLRKLAQRGLIHWKERGCEIKDINGLLKIASWDGIITAKRPII; translated from the coding sequence ATGCAGACCAGAAAAGTGGGCAGAACCGTGAATAGAACAGTTTGCGAAAGATGCCCTTTGCGAACTAAAGAGGTGTTTCGATCCTTCAAGAAACCCGAACTGGAATATGTTTCTGACTTCAAGAAGGGCGAGTTTTCTGCTGATCGCGGCGCAACGATCCTGCTCGAAGGTGGGCAAAGTGCACACCTCTACACTGTGCTGTCGGGATGGGTGTTTCGATATAAGATTCTGGATGATGGACGCCGCCAGATCCTGAATTACGCCTTGCCTGGAGACCTGATCGGACTTCAGGGTTCACTACTGGACAAGATGCACCATTCCATCGAAGCCTTGACGTCGGTAAATCTCTGCGTATTCGAACGCGATAATCTGATGTCACTCTTCCGTGGCCATCCTGGGCTCGGGTTCGACGTGACATGGCTGGCGGCGCGCGAGGAAAGAATCCTCGACGAGCATCTGATCAGCATCGGTAGACGCACAGCTCTGGAGCGTGCTGCCTATCTGTTAGCCCATCTTTATCTTCGTGCCAAAGCCGTTGATTTGATAAGCGACAAGCAAAATGAAATTCCTATCACCCAGCAGCATGTGGCGGACACCTTGGGATTGTCCATCGTGCATACGAACAAGACGCTGCGCAAACTGGCCCAGAGAGGTCTCATCCACTGGAAAGAGCGGGGATGTGAAATCAAGGATATCAATGGGCTTTTGAAAATAGCCAGTTGGGATGGCATCATCACTGCCAAACGGCCAATCATCTGA
- a CDS encoding CHASE domain-containing protein, with amino-acid sequence MHRLIAPLVFSSVLIIGAGTCLFLYNGAQRANQTQAEEFADEAVDRVMQRLDQHLSLLRATKAFFIAHDSVVERIQFRHFIDALEITKHYPGVQGIGFAKWEKTGDETPSLAALQQDYGPDIRIWPDTDQSMRTPIMLLEPQDARNQAALGYDMFSEPVRRAAITKAMSSDQIAATGPVMLVQEITTNKQAGFLVYTALVGQLDSSEISHAETLQGFVYAPFRAGDLFRAAFAQSPSLPVLVKAYDFGNDAVTLYKDTMYETQLQRSGTVLPDRVITRKVDVADRQWIFDIIVLPKQHWNLQDLAPFIAAVAFFLLACMLAWITHSQLRALRAAHNLRALSEKSLTEKDLLLQEMKHRIKNSIARILAMARQSAHHAEDIDSFSLAFTARLQAMANAQDALTRSHWQSANLKDLLTKELRQVLGDESCDDRIMGPDVELDESTTQALGLTFHELSTNALKYSNVSEDPDVLFVTWSLVKVGRTEYLHIKWVEVSRDSLRAPEHKGFGSKLIDANIRGELNGKIERHFGKDGLTVDIIVPVTSRPKQTVR; translated from the coding sequence ATGCATCGCCTGATTGCGCCACTCGTCTTCTCTTCGGTTCTCATCATCGGTGCCGGAACATGTCTTTTTCTCTATAACGGAGCGCAAAGAGCCAACCAAACCCAAGCCGAGGAATTTGCGGATGAAGCTGTTGACCGGGTGATGCAAAGACTGGATCAGCATCTCTCGCTTCTGCGCGCCACCAAAGCCTTTTTCATCGCTCACGATAGCGTGGTGGAGCGCATACAGTTTCGCCATTTCATTGATGCTCTTGAGATAACGAAGCACTATCCGGGCGTACAGGGTATCGGCTTTGCGAAATGGGAGAAAACCGGAGACGAGACTCCCTCTCTGGCAGCATTGCAACAAGATTATGGACCGGACATCAGGATATGGCCGGACACGGATCAATCGATGAGAACGCCGATCATGCTGCTTGAGCCGCAAGACGCGCGCAATCAAGCCGCACTGGGATATGACATGTTCAGCGAACCAGTGCGACGCGCGGCCATTACAAAGGCCATGTCATCTGACCAAATTGCAGCAACCGGACCCGTCATGCTGGTGCAGGAAATCACAACAAACAAGCAAGCCGGGTTTCTGGTCTATACAGCGCTGGTTGGACAGCTGGACAGCTCAGAGATATCACATGCGGAAACATTGCAAGGCTTTGTCTATGCCCCTTTTCGTGCAGGGGATCTCTTCCGGGCAGCCTTCGCACAAAGCCCCTCCTTGCCGGTTCTGGTGAAAGCTTACGATTTCGGCAATGATGCCGTCACGCTTTACAAAGACACTATGTATGAAACTCAACTCCAGCGCAGCGGAACAGTCTTGCCGGACCGAGTTATAACAAGAAAGGTTGATGTCGCCGACAGACAATGGATTTTCGACATCATCGTCTTGCCCAAGCAGCACTGGAATCTTCAGGATCTGGCCCCCTTCATTGCCGCAGTCGCATTCTTTCTTCTTGCCTGCATGCTGGCCTGGATCACTCATTCGCAATTACGGGCTCTCAGGGCCGCTCACAATTTGCGAGCCCTTTCTGAAAAGAGCCTGACAGAAAAGGATCTGTTGTTGCAGGAAATGAAACACCGGATCAAGAATTCGATTGCCCGAATTCTGGCCATGGCCAGACAAAGCGCTCATCATGCCGAAGATATCGACTCATTCTCCCTCGCCTTCACAGCGCGCCTGCAAGCCATGGCCAACGCGCAGGACGCCCTGACGCGGTCTCATTGGCAAAGTGCCAATCTCAAGGACCTGCTGACCAAAGAACTCAGGCAGGTGCTCGGAGATGAAAGCTGTGATGACCGTATTATGGGGCCTGATGTCGAGCTTGACGAAAGCACCACTCAGGCGCTTGGACTGACATTTCACGAACTGTCGACCAACGCCCTCAAATATAGCAATGTGAGCGAGGATCCCGATGTTCTGTTCGTAACATGGTCCCTCGTGAAAGTGGGGAGGACAGAATACCTGCATATCAAATGGGTAGAGGTCAGCAGAGATAGCCTTCGCGCCCCGGAACACAAAGGGTTCGGCTCAAAACTGATTGACGCCAATATCCGCGGTGAGCTGAATGGTAAGATTGAGCGTCATTTCGGCAAGGATGGATTGACTGTCGATATTATCGTTCCCGTTACTTCAAGGCCAAAGCAGACAGTGAGGTAG
- a CDS encoding IS5 family transposase (programmed frameshift), producing MTRRRYELTDFEWSVIEPLLPNKSRGVARVDDRRVLNGILWRFRTGSPWADIPERYGPYTTCYNRFVRWRKACIWDRLLQAVSEAYDGDIIMIDSSYVRVHQHGANGKKGDQDDGCMGRSRGGLTTKIHALVDAEGRPIDLRLSAGQVHDSRPADDMLDIMRANTIILADKAYDSNAIRAKAKERGAWANIPPKRNRKASVTFSKWVYKQRNAVERFFNKIKQFRAIATRYEKNPLNFLAAIKLVAALVWIRSL from the exons ATGACACGCCGTCGTTATGAATTAACCGACTTTGAATGGTCCGTTATCGAACCTTTGTTGCCGAACAAATCTCGGGGTGTTGCCCGTGTTGATGATCGTCGGGTGCTGAATGGTATCCTTTGGCGTTTTCGCACAGGTTCACCCTGGGCCGATATCCCCGAACGATATGGTCCTTATACGACCTGCTACAATCGGTTTGTCCGTTGGCGTAAAGCTTGTATCTGGGATCGACTTCTTCAAGCGGTTTCCGAGGCTTATGACGGCGACATCATCATGATCGATAGTTCTTATGTTCGGGTCCATCAACACGGTGCCA ACGGCAAAAAGGGGGATCAGGATGATGGTTGCATGGGACGCTCCAGGGGCGGCTTGACCACCAAGATCCACGCTTTGGTCGATGCAGAAGGCCGACCAATTGACCTGCGCCTGAGTGCCGGACAAGTCCATGACAGTCGCCCTGCTGATGACATGCTCGACATCATGAGAGCCAATACAATCATCCTTGCGGATAAGGCTTATGACAGTAACGCCATCCGGGCAAAAGCCAAAGAACGGGGCGCTTGGGCGAATATCCCGCCCAAACGAAATCGCAAGGCATCCGTGACCTTTTCAAAATGGGTCTATAAACAGCGCAATGCAGTGGAGCGCTTCTTTAACAAAATCAAGCAGTTTCGCGCCATCGCCACCAGATATGAGAAGAACCCGCTAAACTTTCTGGCTGCTATCAAACTCGTCGCAGCACTTGTCTGGATCAGAAGTTTATGA
- a CDS encoding ABC transporter substrate-binding protein translates to MTFTSQTRYVLALSAALLTSVTFSAASWAEDTQYPVTIENCGYETTFDAAPTHAVTLSNNATELMLALGLEDHMAGTSYMANLTISPEYAEAYKKVPILSPLVATTEQLIDAEADFVYAGYPDGFSKKRHSREQLQDLGMKTHMNTEGCNLGEYGFEELYAEIRTIAKIFNVNDRGEALIGDLSARVSDVEEKLKNVEPIPVFLFNGGESAPNAVLGNTMHSTVVELAKGKNIFGDMPKRYGTVSWEQIAERNPTFIDVFYSGTASGKVVDNPTKDLGDVRISILKSNPTIAETTAIKQDNFVMIDSVMGQPGPSSVHALERLAKAFHPEAFK, encoded by the coding sequence ATGACTTTCACATCTCAAACCAGATACGTCCTCGCTTTGAGCGCAGCCCTGCTGACATCTGTCACTTTTAGCGCTGCGTCTTGGGCAGAGGACACGCAATACCCTGTCACGATCGAGAATTGTGGCTATGAGACGACCTTCGATGCCGCACCGACCCATGCAGTTACCTTGAGCAACAACGCCACAGAACTGATGCTTGCACTGGGCCTTGAGGATCACATGGCCGGGACATCCTACATGGCCAATCTGACGATCAGTCCCGAATATGCGGAGGCCTATAAAAAGGTGCCAATCCTGTCACCGCTCGTGGCGACCACAGAGCAGTTGATCGATGCCGAGGCCGACTTTGTTTATGCCGGTTATCCCGACGGCTTCAGCAAGAAGCGTCACTCACGGGAGCAGCTTCAGGATCTGGGCATGAAAACCCACATGAACACCGAAGGCTGCAATCTGGGTGAATATGGCTTCGAGGAGCTCTATGCGGAGATCCGCACCATTGCCAAGATTTTCAATGTCAATGACCGTGGGGAAGCGCTGATTGGAGACCTTTCTGCTCGCGTTTCAGACGTAGAAGAGAAGCTCAAAAATGTCGAGCCCATACCCGTCTTCCTTTTCAATGGCGGGGAGTCGGCTCCAAACGCAGTGCTGGGCAACACCATGCATTCCACCGTCGTTGAACTCGCCAAGGGCAAGAACATCTTTGGTGACATGCCCAAACGCTATGGAACCGTCTCTTGGGAGCAAATCGCGGAACGCAACCCGACCTTCATTGACGTTTTTTATTCCGGCACTGCAAGTGGCAAGGTCGTCGACAATCCGACCAAGGATCTGGGGGACGTTCGCATCAGTATCCTGAAATCCAATCCGACCATTGCCGAAACAACGGCGATCAAACAGGACAATTTCGTCATGATTGACTCGGTCATGGGCCAGCCCGGCCCAAGCTCTGTCCATGCACTGGAGCGTCTTGCCAAGGCCTTCCACCCCGAAGCCTTCAAATAG
- a CDS encoding methyltransferase domain-containing protein has product MSDGYSETSSQFWLDAWHYSASKLDRTAGDADEEAFWEDFAPVYDIKSPLAALAGELIAEVVDMLEPGDDVLEIGPGTGAFTKRLYPHVSSWTGVEPSAAMRREFARLWPAELGDMPDLLPSRWEDCTVSAADVVFTANAVYRIRDMRTCLKRLNDTARRRVIMVQTIGRPHANPLEVKIGDTIIERERAHVISDILSELKIEHRFRVHQVMRNNIPCSVGLIDWHPTVVD; this is encoded by the coding sequence ATGAGTGATGGCTATTCTGAAACATCGAGCCAGTTTTGGCTCGATGCATGGCACTATTCTGCATCGAAGCTGGACAGAACCGCCGGAGATGCCGACGAAGAGGCCTTCTGGGAAGATTTTGCGCCAGTCTATGATATCAAAAGCCCCCTCGCTGCGCTTGCAGGCGAGTTGATCGCTGAGGTTGTTGACATGCTCGAGCCGGGCGATGATGTGCTTGAAATCGGTCCGGGAACCGGTGCTTTCACCAAGCGGCTTTATCCGCATGTCTCCTCCTGGACGGGTGTTGAACCATCTGCAGCGATGCGCCGGGAGTTTGCTCGTTTGTGGCCAGCTGAGCTTGGGGACATGCCAGACCTTCTACCCTCCAGATGGGAGGATTGCACCGTGTCAGCTGCGGATGTGGTGTTTACGGCCAATGCAGTCTATCGCATCCGTGACATGCGGACATGTCTCAAGCGCCTGAATGACACGGCCCGACGGCGGGTCATCATGGTTCAGACAATCGGACGTCCTCACGCCAATCCTCTTGAAGTGAAGATCGGCGACACCATCATCGAGCGAGAACGCGCCCATGTGATCTCGGATATTCTGAGCGAGCTGAAAATCGAGCATCGCTTTCGCGTCCATCAGGTCATGCGGAACAATATCCCTTGCTCTGTCGGCCTGATTGATTGGCACCCCACAGTCGTCGATTGA
- a CDS encoding ABC transporter ATP-binding protein, whose product MTIEPGTLTMDSVTYKVGNVKLVDNVSLDVSAGEIVGILGPNGAGKSSLLGTIYHLNRPSTGTIRVNNKDVWQQSTEWVAQNIGAVLQDMPTDFPLTTRDIIAMGRSAHKRLLSADTPHDHMLIDSAIELLNLGALQDRSFSTLSGGERQRALLARTLVQQPRVLVLDEPTNHLDIHHQLQLLQLVKSLKTTVIAALHDLNLAANFCDRLCILNKGQLVASGTPETVLTKELLRDIYRIDVTIDRHPATGQLWIFPY is encoded by the coding sequence ATGACAATTGAACCCGGCACTCTGACGATGGATTCCGTCACCTACAAGGTCGGAAACGTCAAGCTCGTGGACAATGTCTCGCTTGACGTTTCGGCAGGCGAAATCGTCGGCATTCTTGGTCCCAATGGGGCCGGTAAGTCGTCGCTGCTTGGAACCATCTATCACCTCAACCGCCCCTCAACGGGGACTATCAGGGTCAACAACAAGGATGTCTGGCAGCAATCAACCGAATGGGTTGCACAGAACATCGGTGCGGTTTTGCAAGACATGCCGACCGACTTTCCCCTGACGACAAGGGACATCATCGCGATGGGGCGCTCCGCTCACAAGCGTTTGCTCTCTGCCGATACGCCTCATGACCATATGCTCATCGACAGTGCGATCGAACTGCTCAATCTCGGGGCGTTGCAAGACCGGTCCTTCTCGACCCTGTCGGGAGGAGAGCGCCAACGGGCCCTTTTGGCTCGAACGCTCGTGCAGCAACCGCGCGTCCTTGTGCTTGACGAGCCGACCAACCATCTCGATATCCACCATCAGCTTCAGTTGCTGCAGCTCGTGAAATCCCTGAAGACAACCGTCATTGCAGCTCTGCATGATCTCAATCTCGCCGCTAATTTCTGTGATCGATTGTGCATCCTGAACAAGGGTCAGTTGGTGGCGTCAGGGACACCCGAAACCGTGCTGACCAAAGAGCTCTTGCGCGACATCTATCGGATCGACGTCACAATCGACAGGCATCCGGCGACGGGGCAGCTCTGGATCTTTCCCTACTGA